From one Humulus lupulus chromosome 8, drHumLupu1.1, whole genome shotgun sequence genomic stretch:
- the LOC133798565 gene encoding uncharacterized protein LOC133798565 → MEVRPHPTADNSSATPRHRQHPTTPGARAKQPAASPNPVDTTSVSQRLQKELMSLMMSGGDLGVSAFPEGESIFAWIGTIEGGKGTMYEGLSYKLSLRFPVDYPFKPPVVKFETMCFHPNVDQFGNICLDILQDKWSSAYDCRTILLSIQSLLGEPNPESPLNSYAAALLSNKEDYRKMVQKQYFAGEVLES, encoded by the exons ATGGAGGTCCGACCCCATCCAACGGCGGACAACTCGTCGGCCACACCGCGTCACCGTCAGCATCCGACTACTCCCGGAGCTCGGGCGAAACAGCCCGCCGCTTCTCCCAACCCCGTCGACACCACCTCCGTCTCCCAGAG GTTGCAGAAGGAGTTGATGTCTCTTATG ATGAGCGGAGGGGATCTTGGGGTATCAGCTTTTCCTGAAGGAGAGAGCATTTTTGCATGGATTGGCACAATTGAGGGTGGAAAAGGAACAATGTACGAAGGTTTATCTTACAAACTTTCATTGCGTTTTCCTGTGGACTATCCTTTTAAGCCACCTGTAGTTAAGTTTGAGACAATGTGCTTTCACCCCAATGTAGATCAGTTTGGCAACATATGCCTTGACATACTCCAG GACAAGTGGTCTTCAGCTTATGATTGCAGGACTATTCTTCTCTCCATTCAGAGTCTTTTAGGAG AACCGAATCCAGAGTCTCCTCTCAATAGCTATGCTGCAGCATTGTTGAGTAACAAGGAAG ATTATAGAAAAATGGTCCAGAAGCAGTATTTTGCTGGGGAAGTTTTGGAGAGTTGA